The Novosphingobium sp. Gsoil 351 genome contains the following window.
GCCGCGCTGACCGTGGCGAGCATGTCGGTGGCGGCCGCCGCTAGTGACAGCACTGTCAATTCTCCTTAGGAAAGGCGTGTAACTGCCCCACAGAGGGCATTTGGGGCGCGGTTTAGGGACAGCCGGGGTCACAGGCAAACCGAAATCGGGCCAATCAGGGAAGGGGTCGCCGCTGCCGCGGCGATGAAAGGAAAAACAGAAATGCCGAGCCAGCTCGATCTCGATCTCGAACGCGCGTTCGAGCGACACTACGCACCCGGCGGCCTGCTCGAGACGGCCCAGTTTCGGGTCGCGCGGTTCGGGGTGGACATGCCGCTGCTGGTCCAGGCGCCGCCCGCGCTGCCGCAATACCTCGCCCATTTCAGCGCCGCCAATGCCGAAAAGGAGTTCATCGTCGACGGCCCGCTGCGGCTGACCTTTGCAGAGGCCTATGCCGCGGCGCGCGAAGCGGCGGGCGGCCTGGTCGCCGGGCACGGCGTGCGCAAGGGCGATTTCGTCGGCATCGCCGCGCGCAATTCCGGGTGCTGGATTGTCGCTTACATGGCTGTCATCATGGCGGGAGGGTGCGCGACGCTGCTCAACGGGTGGTGGCAGGGGAGCGAACTGGCCGAGGGGATCAGGCTCGGCCCGTGCAAGCTGGTGCTGGCCGACGCCGGGCGGGCCAAGCGGCTCGAGGGTCTCGATCATGGCGCGACGATCCTCCCGCTGCTCCACGATTGCCCGCCCGCGCAAGGCCTCGCCGCGCTGACCGCCAAGGGCGGCGGCGCGGATACCGCGCTGCCCGAGGTCGGCCCCGACGACCGCGCGACGATGCTGTTCACCAGCGGCTCGACCGGTCAATCGAAGGGTGCGTGGTCGGACCACCGCGGGGTGACCCAGGGGACGATGAACTATCTCGCCCAGTCGATCGCGGTGCTCGGCCTGATGGAGGAACGCGGCGAGCTGCCCTCGAGCCAGCCGACCGCACTGGTCAACGTGCCGCTGTTCCACGTCACCGGCGAGGTTCCGCTGCTGCTGCAAAGCTATGCGCTGGGGCGCAAGCTGGTGCTGATGCCCAAGTGGGACGCGACCGAGGCGATGCGGCTGATCGAGGCGGAAAAGATCACCTATTTCGTCGGCGTTCCGCTGATGAGCTACGAGATCGCGACGCACCCGGACAAGGACAAGTACGATCTGTCGACGTGCGTCACTTTCGCCGCGGGCGGCGCGCCGCGCCCGGCCGAGCACGTCAGCCGGCTGCGCGAGGCGCTGCCGCATTCGTTCCCGATCCTGGGCTATGGCCTGACCGAGACCAACGGAGTGGGCGCGGGCAACTTCAACGAGAACTACCTGGCCAAGCCCGGCAGCACCGGGCGCGCCTCTCCGCCCCTGGCGGAACTGGGAATTCTCGACGACGACGGTAAGATGCTACCGCAAGAGACGATCGGCGAAGTCTGCATCCGCTCGATCTGCAACTTCGTCGGCTACTGGAACAACCCCGAAGCGAC
Protein-coding sequences here:
- a CDS encoding class I adenylate-forming enzyme family protein, with translation MPSQLDLDLERAFERHYAPGGLLETAQFRVARFGVDMPLLVQAPPALPQYLAHFSAANAEKEFIVDGPLRLTFAEAYAAAREAAGGLVAGHGVRKGDFVGIAARNSGCWIVAYMAVIMAGGCATLLNGWWQGSELAEGIRLGPCKLVLADAGRAKRLEGLDHGATILPLLHDCPPAQGLAALTAKGGGADTALPEVGPDDRATMLFTSGSTGQSKGAWSDHRGVTQGTMNYLAQSIAVLGLMEERGELPSSQPTALVNVPLFHVTGEVPLLLQSYALGRKLVLMPKWDATEAMRLIEAEKITYFVGVPLMSYEIATHPDKDKYDLSTCVTFAAGGAPRPAEHVSRLREALPHSFPILGYGLTETNGVGAGNFNENYLAKPGSTGRASPPLAELGILDDDGKMLPQETIGEVCIRSICNFVGYWNNPEATAAAFTADGWFRSGDLGYLDEDAYLFIVDRKKDIIIRGGENISSIEVETALYAHPDVAEASVFGLPDERFGEVPVAVYQAEEGRTLDPEALRAFVAGEIAPFKVPAKFWQVTEPLPRLGTEKVDKRALRTRYAAEWKG